From the genome of Numenius arquata chromosome 18, bNumArq3.hap1.1, whole genome shotgun sequence:
CAGCGTGGGCAGCTTCTGGGGGTCCCATGACCCCTGGGgttctccctgccttccccagcagcacaggcaggacaaTGCATTAGGAATTTGTGGGGTGGGCTACAGCCTCCCTGGGGTGTTCAGCAGGGCATTTTGGGTGGTGGGGGGGCAGGACTGGGGCCCATTTGGGGTCTGCTCCCCCCTTTGGGATCCTTTACAGGATcttggagcagggagggacaCCCCAGTATCACCATGGGGGCTCTACGGGCAGCTGTGTGTGCTGGACCCCCGTGGCATGGCCCCCCCCCAGGCAGGAGCCACTGGAGCAGGGCCTGatcctgtcccccccctcctcatccccctctgGCCCAGGTCGTATGCCCTGCGCCGTGGGTGACCTCACCGCTGGTTGCCGGGGAGATGGCTCATGACGTCATGGAGTAGCAGGGCTGGCGGGGAGATGGGGGATGCTGTGTGGGGACGGGGGGCAAGGGGATGTGACCACCGCCACCTTCGTCATGGCTGAGCGGAGAATAGTAATGAGGGGGGTTCACCCCCTCAGCGGCGGCCCCGTGGTAGGGTGGGGGGTAGCGGGGTGGGGGGCCGGGAGCGTGGCGCCGGCGGGAGGTCGAGGCGGCCGGCGGAGGCCCAGCCTCGCATTGTTCTCGGGCAGCAGCCGGAAAACACGACGCCCGCCCCGGAGAAACGCAGGCGGAAAAGGAAACGGGGCCGGGGGCCCGCGCCTGCtgctgcccggggtgggggggcttggaCCCCCCCTCGCACAGCCCCTGCCCATCGCCTTCGCCCCTGCCCCGCCATGTGCCCGGGCTCGCTGACCCATGGGGGGAACGGGGGTCAGCCGGGAGGGGGGAAATCAtcccgggggggtgggtggggaacttGAGGGGGGGGGTCTGAGTACCAGCGGTGTGACCCTTCGCAGCCACCCTCGCGGGGTCGAGGGCCTCGGTGATgggctgagcagtgctgggggaggcagcggggggggcgaggagaaggaagggggcgATGCCGGGCAGGGCGACTACAAGTCCCATGAGGCAGGGCGATGCGgggcggcgagggggggggggacgggagggggggacgggacgacCGCGGGGGAAGCACCGTGCGGGAGGTGCCGCcgtgcccgccccgccccgcgcccccccgcgccccgctccgccccgcgccgcgcccgccgccgccgctccagcATGCACGGAGGATGCTCGCGTCTTGCTCAGGCAGGAAGGGGCCGGAGGGCAGGTACCCGCTGCACTACCTCGTCTGGCACAACCGAGCCCGCGATCTGGACCGGGAGCTCAGCGCCAAGCAGgtggggtggcggcggcgggggggggggggatgtaccCCCGGTACGGCCCGGTTCGGCTCGGGCTGATGCAATGCTGCCGGGCTGCAGCCGGTGCTCCTGCTCGGGgctgggatgaggatggagatgaggatgaggatggggtgcCTCCCGGGGTTGGGAgggctgtccccctgcaccccctgaGGTGTCATGTGTCCCCCTGCACGTCGGGACTGTGCCAGCTGCCGCCAGGGCTGACACGGAGCGGTGGGTACCACCCGCAGGTCCCCTGCATCCCCCGGTGCACACAGCCCCAAGCATCCCTTCCCACGTGTCCCCGGCTCTCTGCTAGGCCTCTGCGGGCCCCCAGCACCCCGACACGCACCCCACTTCTcagggtgctgccagccccactgagggtgcagcccccagctccccacctTCAGGCTGAGCCCCTCCTGGGGGAGGGACACAAGGCCCTGATGCTGCCAgggagcagccccccagccctcgGAGGCCAGGCACGTTCTTCTCAGGGTGAGGGGACCCCCAGCCCGGGAGCCCCCCAGCCGGCCGGTGACAGCAGGGCCGCGGGCGCGTCCCCAGGCGGGTTCccagcctccctctcccccgTGGCATTGCAATTCAGGTAATTAAAACCCAGCCCCGACGACGCAGGAAACCGCAGGCGCTGGAGGGAGGCCGGCGGTGAGGCTGTGCCGGGCatccctgctcccccagcccagctcccggcaCCCCGGGGTGCTGAGGGCCGCGCCGCATGGACCCCAGCAATGAACGAAGCGGGGGGGCCGCTGTGCCTTGATGCTCCCACTGGGATGCAGGCGACAGCTCCCGCCACACCCGCTTCCATTGTGGGGCCAGCTGGGGGGCTGCACCAGCATCGCCCTGGCCCCCCCACTCCATCGCCAGCGGTTTTATTTCCGTGGTAATTTGGGGTCATTTTTCCCAGGAGCCCGGTGCGGCGGAGATCAAAGCTGGGtgcaggcggcggcggctcggtgGGCGCGGGGAGGTGCAGAGGCTGCGAGGGCGGCTCCGGCCCCACTCGCCTGCAGAGAGGATTTCTAACCCAGCCCCCCAGGTGGAGGGGCTCTGCCATGGCCCCTGCTGGGCCCCCACTGCCATTTGCAGGGCAAGAGCAAAGCTGGCCCTGTGTGGACCCCAGGGGTGCAcagggtggggggctgtgggtgctgcaggCTAGACCCGAGGGCAAGTGGGGGCTtaggggaaggaggtgggggccAGCCCAGGCTGAGCCCCTCACCTTTATCCAGGGCATCCGGGGACACAGCTCAGCCCTTCTCCCTTCCAGAGCATCCCCCAGGTGAACGTGTGTGATGCTGGGGGCTGACTGTCCCCCTACCCGCGGGCACTGCCCTCCTGCCACCCTGGGCACCCGCACAGGGCAGTGACACCACACAGGGCCCCCCCAACATATGCAGGTGTTTGGGATTGGGAGGCGCTGGGGCAGCTGGCAGCTTTGCTCCTCTCCGTGTCCCCATAAGGGCCCTTGAATTGCCACCATGAGCTCCCATCCACACTTGCCTCCACCTGGGGAGCAAGGGCCAGTGCGTCCCCGTGGCAGGGACAGCATGAGGATGTGGCAGGCAGTGACACGGAGCCCATTGTGCCAGGACACCCCACATCACAGCCTGCCCCATCACACATGGCAGGGACCTGGGGCTGCACAGGGATGGCAGTGCCTGGCACCATCTTCCTGCACTGGCCCCCGTCCCCTTGTGCCACCCGGGAGCAGGCACCGGGTTCTGTGTCCACACTGaggtcccccaccccagggacaaCCCCGGCAGAGGGGCTGCGCTGTGCCATGCGCCTGACTggcacaggaggaggagcagccgaGCTGCGGTCCTGCGCTGCACCGCTGCCACCCTGGAGCcattcctgtccctgtccccatctctgtccctgtccccattcccGGCAGGTGTCACAGCCCCAGGATGGGCAGCACTTGAAGGGGTCTGTGCCACAGCCCCTGAGACGAATCCGTCCCAGCGCCAGGACCCGGGACCAAGCCCTTGTCGGCAAAAACTGGGTCACGCTGTGTCCCCCGGGGTTGGCTCCAGCACTGCGTCCCCAAAACAGGGACCCTGATCCCACCCGGCGCTGGGTCAGGGCTGCGGCTGGGGAGCCCTGCTGAACCTGCAGCACCCGTCCCCCAGCTGGGGGGCGATTGCTTTAATTAGAGTCATTTCATTAGCGCAATTAAGAAGCAGCAGTCGCCTGGAGAGCATTGGAGCAGCACGCTGGCTCCCGGGCAACTGGGGTGGCTGTTTCGCTCTGGCAGTTTGGGCAGTCTGGGGTGTCCCCCTGCCCAGTGAGCCCCTGGGGATGAGGGGCATGGGGATGCCCACACTCCAAGGCGGGGATGGGGAcatccccagggcagagggacagcaggACAGGCCCAAGAGCAAGACAGGGACTTGATGCGGGGTGAGAGTTGCAGCACCAGAGagcccacccctgcccagctccaaATGCCTCCAGGGTgcccagtcccagccagcaccttTGGGTGCTGCACCCCAGGTTTGTCCTCCCCAAAACCCATGCCCTGATTCAGGGTTCCTCCCCActgcctcctgccctggcagcatCTGACTGCCCCTCTCTGGGCACAAGGCTTCTGCcccagctgggtgctggggggcagaggctgAGCCCCCTCATTCTGCTCCATCAGGCCCCCCACCgtgctcccagccctgggcatgggTGCGATGCTGCACCTTGCGCAGGGAAGGGGGGGCCCGTGGGTGCTCAGGGCgcccactgccactgctggcggGCGAGGGATTCCACGGGGCTGGCTGGGCGCCAGGCTCCGGGCTTGGCACAAACAATCGCAGCCCCAACGCGCAGCTCCCCAAGGGCCCCGGGGATCCTCCGAGCAGCCGCTCCGCTCACGCAGCCATCCGCCCCCGGCTCAGGCAGGGGAACACGTGCGCCCGCCGCAGCCCACGTCGCCCGCCGTGCTCCCAGCCCCGGCGGAGGGGGCTGCcggcagctgctgcctggcaaCTGGGCAACAGCATCCCCCCCCAGCTTCCAAATCCCAGAGGTGGAGGCTTTTCCCAGGCTTGCAGCTGCATCAAGCTGTGCAGAGCTCCATGCACCGCGCCGGGGGCATCCGTGCAGCCCAGCCTTGACCATGTTGATCCGTGCTTGGTGCCGGCAGCCACCACCGcactctccccaccctccccatggggctggcagtggctgtggggagcagggaaagCCTTTTGGGGTGCACAGTGCATGTGCATCTCTTGGGGGAGctcagggatggggatgctctCCAAGATACCGGCAAATGTCGGCTGCTTTCCCTGGCTGCTCCCTCACATCTgcaggaggcactgggggggggggcgaggtcTGGCCGCCCTGATGCCCCCTGAGCCCAGCAACCTCCCAGCAGGCTGACATTGAGCAGCTGGACCCCCGAGGACGCACCCCTCTGCACCTGGCCACCACGCTGGGCCACCTCGAGTGCGCCAGGGTGCTGCTGAAGCATGGCGCCGACGTGGGCAAGGAGAACCGCAGTGGCTGGACAGGTGAGCGGGGGGCTCGCTGCCTCAGTCCCCTGGCAAGCTGCCCCGGCATGGGCACGGGCATGGGTATGGGTATGGACACGGGCAGGGGCATGGACACGGGCATGAACACGGGCATGGGCATGCTCAGCCTGGTGATGCAGCTCCCCAAGGGACAGCTCACGCGGAAATACATGTGTGTGGCTCCTGTGCGGTGGCCGGCTCtgctgtgccgtgccgtgccatgttGTGCCACCCGCCCTGGGCACTGCCCCCCTCTCTGCCCTGCAGTCCTGCAGGAGGCTGTGAGCACCCGTGACCTGGAGCTGGTGCAGCTGGTCCTGCGCTACCGCGACTACCAGAGAGCCATCAAGCGCCTTGCTGGGATCCCCATCCTGCTGGAGAAGCTGCGCAAGGTACCTCCCTCCAGCGGGGCCACCGGGGCGGGGGATGCCGGCCACGGGCTTCTCCTGACCCCGCTGTGCTCTCCACAGGCCCAGGATTTCTACGTGGAGATGAAGTGGGAGTTCACCAGCTGGGGTAAGCTCGGGGCAGAGCgtggtggggggcagaaggaCTTTCCCAGCAGAGCCTCCCCCACCTATGGCCCCCGGCCCCAGCATCCATCCTCATCCCCAGGGTGAGGGACACCTGTCCTCTTGCCCCCTACACCCCAAGCTTGCAGACCCCAATCCCACTGAGATGTTGAGTTCCTGGGCACATCTCCCACCCAGCTCAGCGCTGGCAGCCTAcctgggggtgcagggtggcCCCACCCCTGGCTGGGCTATCGCCATCTCTCCCCAGTGCCGCTGGTGTCCAAGATCTGCCCCAGCGACACCTACAAGGTGTGGAAGAGTGGCCAGAACCTGCGGGTGGACACCACACTGCTGGGCTTCGACCATATGACCTGGCAGCGGGGCAACCGCAGCTTTGTCTTTCGGGGACAAGGTGAGCCGGCACTGGGGTGTCCCCCCTCACTGGGGAGCACCAGCAGAGCCCCTTTGTGCAGCAACACGGCTGGGTAATGTGGTGGGGACCGTGGCTGTCCCCAAGTACCCTGACCCCCTCCTCACCCTAGACACTAGTGCGGTGGTGATGGAGATCGACCATGACCGGCGGGTGGTCTACTCGGAGACGCTGGCCCTGGCCAGCCATGACCAGGaggtgctgctggctgctgtgcaGCCCACTGAGGAGCAGGTGATGGGGAGGCTGACGGCCCCCGTTGTCACCACCCAGCTCGACACCAAGAACATCGCCTTTGAGAGGTGGGCCGAGGGTAGCACCAATCTCCCCCCCAGGGAATTGCGGCCCCCCGGGGTGCTTGCACTCTGGGCTGTCCAAGCGAGAGCATCCATCGCTCACGCTGCCTTGTGTCACTCCCCAGGAACAAGTCCGGGATCCTGGGCTGGAGGAGTGAGAAGACGGAAATGGTGAATGGGTATGAGGCCAAGGTGAGGGGCAGGGGAATCTGAGCCTCCTGGAGGGGTACGGATGATTTGGGGGTTATCCATCCCGTGTTTACCCCCTCCTCGACCAGGTCTACGGCGCGTCCAACGTGGAGCTGATCACGCGGACACGGACGGAGCACCTCTCAGACCAGCACAAGGGCAAAAGCAAAGGTGGAGCCGGTGTGGGCTGGGTGGGCAGGGCTCTGCGCCGGCTCCGGCCCTCACCCCCTCTCCCACAGGCAGTAAGACCCCCCTGCAGTCCTTCCTGGGCATCGCCGAGCAGCATGTGGGGCCCAACAATGGGGTGAGTCTGTCCGGGGGGGTCCTCGCAAGTGGGTGGCCCCCCAGCCAGACTCCTCCCTTACCCTGCTGGGCTGTCCCACAGACGCTGATCACGCAGACGCTGAGCCACACCAACCCCACCGCCATCACGCCCGAGGAGTACTTCAACCCCAACTTCGAGCTGGGCAACCGGGACATGGGGCGGCCCATGGAGCTCACCACCAAGACACAGAAGTGAGGGCGGAAGGAGCAGATTGGTGGCCCCCCGCCATGATCCCCCCCTTGATGGCTGCAGAGCCCCTAGGGGGGCAGGCAGAGGTCTGCAGCCCGGTGCCTGTCCCCGGCAGGTTCAAGGCGAAGCTGTGGCTGTGCGAGGACCACCCG
Proteins encoded in this window:
- the ANKRD13B gene encoding ankyrin repeat domain-containing protein 13B; its protein translation is MLASCSGRKGPEGRYPLHYLVWHNRARDLDRELSAKQADIEQLDPRGRTPLHLATTLGHLECARVLLKHGADVGKENRSGWTVLQEAVSTRDLELVQLVLRYRDYQRAIKRLAGIPILLEKLRKAQDFYVEMKWEFTSWVPLVSKICPSDTYKVWKSGQNLRVDTTLLGFDHMTWQRGNRSFVFRGQDTSAVVMEIDHDRRVVYSETLALASHDQEVLLAAVQPTEEQVMGRLTAPVVTTQLDTKNIAFERNKSGILGWRSEKTEMVNGYEAKVYGASNVELITRTRTEHLSDQHKGKSKGSKTPLQSFLGIAEQHVGPNNGTLITQTLSHTNPTAITPEEYFNPNFELGNRDMGRPMELTTKTQKFKAKLWLCEDHPLSLCEQVAPIIDLMAISNALFAKLRDFITLRLPPGFPVKIEIPIFHILNARITFGNLNGCDEPVSSLRNSPSSEAPSPSSDSSSVSSSSSLTSCRACEMDPALFEVPRGYSVVGTHQDALREDEDDLLQFAIQQSLLEAGSEYDQVTIWEALTNSKPGTHPMSHEGRRGDRLDSPAHGGSPSPHHPSPRGGQRGAQHPVPQLRGAAASGHGAVGAGAGGSRAPDTPGGRGAAADPAALADGEVTPRPR